One Cryptosporangium aurantiacum DNA window includes the following coding sequences:
- a CDS encoding SDR family oxidoreductase has translation MRVVIAGGHGKIALRLAKLLSADGDQPVGLIRNPAHVADVEAAGAEAVVLDLEKASVDDVAAVVRGADAVVFAAGAGPGSGAARKDTVDRGAAALLADAAEAAGVDRYLMVSSVGAGKEPPPDTEPVFAAYLRAKTAADEDLQSRKLAWTIIRPGHLTDVPGTGRVALDVTVERGSVPRDDVAEVLLAALRRPFTAGLTLELIEGTVPIVPALTDAAGDRA, from the coding sequence ATGCGGGTTGTCATAGCGGGTGGGCACGGGAAGATCGCGCTGCGGTTGGCGAAGCTGTTGAGCGCCGACGGGGATCAGCCGGTCGGCCTGATCCGCAACCCTGCCCACGTGGCCGACGTCGAGGCTGCCGGTGCCGAGGCCGTCGTCCTCGACCTGGAGAAGGCTTCGGTCGACGACGTCGCTGCGGTCGTCCGGGGCGCCGACGCGGTGGTGTTCGCAGCCGGCGCCGGGCCGGGCAGTGGCGCGGCCCGCAAGGACACGGTCGACCGCGGGGCTGCGGCTCTGCTCGCCGACGCCGCCGAGGCCGCGGGCGTCGACCGGTACCTGATGGTGTCCTCGGTGGGGGCCGGCAAGGAGCCGCCGCCGGACACCGAGCCGGTGTTCGCCGCGTACCTGCGGGCGAAGACCGCCGCCGACGAGGACCTGCAGTCCCGCAAGCTCGCCTGGACGATCATCCGGCCGGGGCACCTCACCGACGTGCCCGGCACCGGACGCGTGGCGCTCGACGTCACGGTGGAGCGCGGCAGCGTCCCCCGGGACGACGTCGCCGAGGTGCTGCTGGCCGCGCTGCGCCGTCCGTTCACGGCCGGGCTCACGCTGGAGCTGATCGAGGGAACAGTGCCGATCGTCCCGGCCCTCACCGACGCAGCCGGCGACCGCGCCTGA
- a CDS encoding carboxymuconolactone decarboxylase family protein, translated as MTLAPLEPPYAPEVARFLEKWMPPVKAGRVGVQGWRMPPGFDAPPLALFRLLAVHEDLCDRVRPMASGLLNHGLLPAADRELLIARVTARLDAEYEWGIHAVVQAPAAGLSPAALRATVHGWPDDFADPVQSLLVQAADELLDSGRLPAAVVDELAAVRSPAQIIEIVLLCGWYRTLATLIRSAELAPETWAARFPA; from the coding sequence ATGACGCTCGCGCCGCTCGAACCGCCGTACGCGCCGGAAGTTGCCCGGTTCCTGGAGAAGTGGATGCCGCCGGTAAAGGCCGGGCGGGTGGGGGTGCAGGGCTGGAGGATGCCGCCGGGCTTCGACGCGCCGCCGCTCGCGCTGTTTCGCCTGCTGGCCGTGCACGAGGACCTCTGCGACCGGGTCCGCCCGATGGCGTCCGGACTGCTCAACCACGGCCTGCTGCCCGCCGCCGACCGGGAGCTGCTGATCGCGCGCGTCACCGCCCGGCTCGACGCCGAGTACGAGTGGGGCATCCACGCGGTGGTGCAGGCCCCGGCAGCGGGACTGTCGCCGGCGGCGCTGCGCGCCACCGTGCACGGCTGGCCCGACGACTTCGCGGATCCGGTGCAGTCCCTGCTGGTTCAGGCCGCCGACGAACTGCTCGATTCCGGACGCCTACCCGCAGCGGTCGTCGACGAGCTGGCAGCCGTTCGGAGCCCCGCCCAGATCATCGAGATCGTCCTGCTCTGCGGGTGGTACCGGACGCTCGCGACGCTGATCCGATCGGCGGAGCTCGCGCCGGAGACCTGGGCGGCGCGGTTCCCCGCGTGA
- the gatB gene encoding Asp-tRNA(Asn)/Glu-tRNA(Gln) amidotransferase subunit GatB, with amino-acid sequence MTATAVDVVERYEPVIGLETHVELGTNTKMWCGCATVFGAEPNTQVCPVCLGLPGSLPVVNGAAVEATIRIGLALNCSIATWCRFARKNYFYPDMPKNYQISQYDEPICVDGYLDVDVDGEIVRVEIERVHMEEDTGKTLHVGGSTGRIHGATHSLVDYNRAGIPLVEIVTKPVTGTGARAPQVARAYVTALRDVIRGLDVSDVRMEQGSMRCDVNTSLNRPGDPWGTRTETKNVNSLRSVERAVRSEMIRQAGVLDAGGKITQETRHFHEDTGESTPGRSKEEATDYRYFPEPDLVPLAPDPAWVEELRKTLPEPPAERRKRIQQAWGVSDHDWASVVNAGAVELISSTIEAGASPEAARKWWMGELARRANETGTELDALPITPAQVAGVQALVDAGRINDKLARQVLDGVLAGEGSPEEVVAARGLEVVSDTGALGAAVDEAIAANPDVAEKVRSGKVAAAGALVGAVMKTTKGQADAKTVRELILERLGAS; translated from the coding sequence GTGACGGCCACAGCAGTAGACGTAGTCGAGCGGTACGAGCCGGTCATCGGGCTGGAGACGCACGTCGAACTGGGCACCAACACCAAGATGTGGTGTGGCTGCGCCACGGTGTTCGGCGCCGAGCCGAACACCCAGGTCTGCCCGGTGTGCCTCGGCCTGCCCGGCTCGCTGCCGGTCGTCAACGGCGCGGCGGTGGAGGCGACGATCCGGATCGGGCTCGCGCTCAACTGCTCGATCGCGACCTGGTGCCGGTTCGCGCGGAAGAACTACTTCTACCCGGACATGCCGAAGAACTACCAGATCAGCCAGTACGACGAGCCGATCTGCGTGGACGGTTACCTCGATGTGGACGTCGACGGCGAGATCGTCCGGGTGGAGATCGAGCGAGTCCACATGGAGGAGGACACCGGCAAGACGCTGCACGTCGGCGGCTCGACCGGCCGAATCCACGGAGCCACCCACTCGCTGGTCGACTACAACCGCGCGGGCATCCCGCTGGTGGAGATCGTCACGAAGCCGGTCACCGGCACCGGCGCTCGTGCGCCCCAGGTGGCCAGGGCGTACGTCACCGCGCTGCGCGACGTCATCCGCGGACTGGACGTCTCCGACGTGCGGATGGAGCAGGGCTCGATGCGCTGCGACGTCAACACGTCGTTGAACCGACCTGGGGACCCCTGGGGCACCCGCACCGAGACGAAGAACGTCAACTCGCTGCGCTCCGTGGAGCGGGCGGTGCGCTCGGAGATGATCCGCCAGGCCGGGGTGCTCGACGCCGGCGGCAAGATCACTCAGGAGACGCGGCACTTCCACGAGGACACCGGCGAGTCGACGCCCGGCCGCAGCAAGGAAGAGGCGACCGACTACCGGTACTTCCCCGAGCCCGACCTGGTGCCGCTGGCGCCGGACCCGGCGTGGGTCGAGGAACTGCGGAAGACGCTGCCGGAACCCCCGGCCGAGCGCCGGAAGCGGATCCAGCAGGCCTGGGGTGTGTCCGACCACGACTGGGCGTCGGTGGTCAACGCGGGCGCGGTCGAGCTGATCTCGTCCACGATCGAAGCCGGGGCCTCGCCGGAGGCGGCGCGGAAGTGGTGGATGGGGGAGCTGGCCCGTCGGGCCAACGAGACCGGCACCGAACTGGACGCGCTGCCGATCACTCCCGCCCAGGTGGCGGGCGTTCAAGCTCTGGTCGACGCCGGGCGTATCAATGACAAGCTCGCGCGCCAGGTGCTCGACGGCGTGCTGGCCGGCGAGGGCAGCCCGGAAGAGGTCGTCGCCGCACGCGGGCTCGAGGTGGTCAGCGACACCGGCGCGCTCGGTGCCGCGGTGGACGAGGCGATCGCGGCCAACCCCGACGTCGCCGAGAAGGTGCGCAGCGGGAAGGTCGCGGCCGCCGGTGCGCTGGTGGGCGCCGTCATGAAGACCACCAAGGGCCAGGCCGACGCCAAAACCGTCCGAGAACTGATTCTCGAGCGGCTCGGCGCGAGCTGA
- the gatA gene encoding Asp-tRNA(Asn)/Glu-tRNA(Gln) amidotransferase subunit GatA — MPEDLTRLTATETAAKIASGDVSAVEVTRAHLDRIRAVDGDVRAFLVVDEDGAIDCAESVDEHRANGEPLGPLAGVPLALKDVVVTRGLQTTSGSKILEGWIPPYDATITRKMREAGVVILGKVNMDEFAMGSSTENSAFGASRNPWDLTRTPGGSSGGSSAAVAAFEAPLAIGTDTGGSIRQPAAVTGIVGHKPTYGGVSRYGLIAFSSSLDQAGPFGRTVLDTALLHEVIAGYDPQDSTSLDVPVPPVVAAAREGAHGDLAGLTVGVVKELGGEGYEPGVEAVSRAAYAKLEEMGAKVVEVSCPHFGYALAAYYLIAPSEASSNLARFDAVRYGLRVGDDGVRDLEEVMSLTREAGFGAEVKRRIMIGTYALSSGYYDAYYGQAQKVRTLISRDFAAAFETCDVLVSPTTPTVAFKLGERVDDPMAMYASDLCTLPAPLAGLPAISVPAGLAKAPGGSVDLPVGLQIMAPALADDRCYRVAAAVEAALGGPLAAKAPVLEGSK; from the coding sequence GTGCCCGAGGACCTCACTCGACTCACCGCCACCGAGACCGCCGCGAAGATCGCGTCCGGCGACGTCTCCGCGGTTGAGGTCACCCGTGCCCACCTCGACCGGATCCGCGCCGTCGACGGTGACGTCCGCGCGTTCCTGGTCGTGGACGAGGACGGGGCGATCGACTGCGCCGAGTCCGTCGACGAGCACCGCGCCAACGGTGAGCCGCTCGGCCCGCTGGCAGGCGTCCCCCTGGCGTTGAAGGACGTGGTCGTCACCCGCGGCCTGCAGACGACCTCGGGATCGAAGATCCTCGAGGGCTGGATCCCGCCGTACGACGCGACGATCACCCGCAAGATGCGGGAAGCGGGCGTCGTCATCCTCGGCAAGGTCAACATGGACGAGTTCGCGATGGGCTCGTCCACCGAGAACTCGGCGTTCGGCGCGAGCCGCAACCCGTGGGACCTCACCCGCACCCCGGGCGGCTCGTCCGGCGGCTCCAGCGCCGCGGTGGCCGCGTTCGAGGCGCCGCTCGCGATCGGCACCGACACCGGTGGTTCGATCCGGCAGCCCGCGGCGGTGACCGGCATCGTCGGCCACAAGCCCACGTACGGCGGGGTGTCGCGGTACGGCCTGATCGCGTTCTCGTCCTCACTCGACCAGGCCGGTCCGTTCGGCCGGACCGTGCTCGACACCGCGCTGCTGCACGAGGTCATCGCCGGGTACGACCCGCAGGACTCCACCAGCCTGGACGTACCCGTTCCGCCGGTCGTCGCGGCGGCGCGAGAGGGTGCGCACGGCGACCTCGCGGGGCTGACCGTCGGTGTCGTGAAGGAACTCGGCGGCGAGGGTTACGAGCCGGGCGTCGAAGCGGTGAGCCGCGCGGCCTACGCGAAGCTCGAGGAGATGGGCGCGAAGGTCGTCGAGGTCTCCTGCCCGCACTTCGGGTACGCGCTGGCGGCGTACTACCTGATCGCGCCCAGCGAGGCGTCGTCCAACCTGGCGCGGTTCGACGCGGTCCGGTACGGCCTGCGGGTCGGCGACGACGGCGTCCGTGACCTCGAAGAGGTCATGTCGCTGACCCGGGAGGCCGGGTTCGGGGCCGAGGTCAAGCGGCGCATCATGATCGGCACCTACGCGCTGAGCTCCGGCTACTACGACGCGTACTACGGCCAGGCGCAGAAGGTCCGTACGCTGATCAGCCGCGACTTCGCCGCCGCGTTCGAGACCTGCGACGTGCTGGTCAGCCCGACGACGCCGACCGTGGCGTTCAAGCTCGGCGAGCGCGTCGACGACCCGATGGCGATGTACGCGTCCGACCTCTGCACGCTGCCCGCGCCGCTGGCCGGGCTGCCGGCGATCTCGGTGCCCGCCGGGCTGGCGAAGGCGCCCGGTGGCAGCGTCGATCTGCCGGTGGGCCTGCAGATCATGGCGCCGGCACTGGCCGACGACCGCTGTTACCGGGTCGCCGCCGCGGTCGAGGCCGCGCTGGGCGGGCCGCTCGCCGCGAAGGCGCCCGTTCTGGAGGGTTCGAAGTGA
- the ligA gene encoding NAD-dependent DNA ligase LigA — translation MDETDVPNPTSEDVTVDPAPPEVRKQHDVLAEEILGHQFAYYVSDAPTVSDADYDRMMRELEAIEDAHPDLRTPESPTQRVGGTFSTDFTAVDHLERMLSLDNAFSDEEFTEWAERVHREVGTEIHYLCELKIDGLAINLLYENGRLTRALTRGNGVTGEDVTLNVRTIADVPTVLSDDGGHDVPALVEVRGEVFFPVEAFGDLNASLVEAGKAPFANPRNAAAGSLRQKDPRVTASRPLRMLVHGIGAREGFALTRQSEAYDRLKAWGLPVSSHYKVLTTLDEVRAYIANFGEHRHSVEHEIDGVVVKIDEVGAQRRLGSTSRAPRWAIAFKYPPEEVNTKLLDIRVNVGRTGRVTPYGVMEPVLVSGSTVEMATLHNANEVRRKGVLIGDTVVLRKAGDVIPEIVGPVVDLRDGTEREFVMPTHCPECGTELRPAKEGDVDIRCPNARTCPAQLRERIFFLASRSALDVEALGYEAAIALTRPDAPEKAPLTDEGELFALTPADLADVAIKRVNKKTGDEELVPFFYTKGTAKQPSVPTKNTERLFAELAAAKERPLWRVLVALSIRHVGPTAAQALARSFRSIDRIAEASAEELVTAEGVGPTIAAAVREWFEVDWHRAIVENWRAAGVRLEEEAVDEGPRPLEGITVVVTGSLEEFSRDSAKEEIQRRGGKVSGSVSKKTGFVVVGESPGSKHDKAVQLKVPVLDEAGFKVLLADGPDAARAVATIGDPNADPAAADADSAGDAPADSAGDADTGSTAAAPADSAADADADSAGTAEPAAAEG, via the coding sequence GTGGACGAGACAGACGTTCCCAACCCGACGTCGGAGGACGTGACGGTCGACCCGGCGCCGCCGGAGGTACGGAAGCAGCACGACGTGCTGGCCGAGGAGATCCTCGGCCACCAGTTCGCGTACTACGTCTCCGACGCACCGACGGTGTCCGACGCCGACTACGACCGAATGATGCGCGAGCTGGAGGCGATCGAGGACGCGCACCCCGACCTGCGCACGCCCGAGTCGCCGACGCAGCGGGTGGGCGGCACGTTCTCCACCGACTTCACCGCGGTCGACCACCTCGAGCGGATGCTCAGCCTCGACAACGCGTTCAGCGACGAGGAGTTCACCGAGTGGGCCGAGCGGGTGCACCGCGAGGTCGGCACCGAGATCCACTACCTCTGCGAGCTGAAGATCGACGGGCTCGCGATCAACCTGCTCTACGAGAACGGCCGCCTGACCAGGGCGCTGACCCGCGGCAACGGTGTCACCGGCGAGGACGTCACGCTCAACGTCCGCACGATCGCCGACGTGCCGACCGTGCTGTCCGACGACGGTGGGCACGACGTACCCGCGCTGGTCGAGGTTCGCGGCGAGGTGTTCTTCCCGGTCGAGGCATTCGGCGATCTGAACGCGAGCCTGGTCGAGGCGGGCAAGGCGCCGTTCGCCAACCCACGCAACGCGGCGGCGGGCTCGCTGCGGCAGAAGGACCCGCGAGTCACCGCGTCCCGGCCGCTGCGGATGCTGGTGCACGGCATCGGCGCCCGCGAGGGCTTCGCCCTCACCCGCCAGTCCGAGGCGTACGACCGGTTGAAGGCTTGGGGTCTGCCGGTCTCCTCCCACTACAAAGTGCTCACCACGTTGGACGAGGTGCGCGCGTACATCGCGAACTTCGGTGAGCACCGGCACTCGGTCGAGCACGAGATCGACGGCGTCGTCGTGAAGATTGACGAGGTCGGGGCGCAGCGGCGGCTCGGCTCGACGTCCCGGGCGCCGCGATGGGCGATCGCGTTCAAGTACCCGCCGGAGGAGGTCAACACCAAGCTCCTCGACATCCGGGTCAACGTGGGGCGCACCGGCCGGGTCACCCCGTACGGCGTGATGGAGCCGGTGTTGGTGTCCGGCTCCACCGTGGAGATGGCGACGCTGCACAACGCCAACGAGGTGCGCCGGAAGGGCGTGCTGATCGGCGACACGGTCGTGCTGCGCAAGGCGGGCGACGTGATTCCGGAGATCGTCGGGCCGGTCGTCGACCTGCGCGACGGCACCGAGCGCGAGTTCGTGATGCCGACCCACTGCCCGGAGTGCGGCACCGAGCTGCGCCCGGCCAAGGAGGGCGACGTCGACATCCGGTGCCCGAACGCGCGTACCTGTCCGGCGCAGCTGCGGGAACGGATCTTCTTCCTGGCCAGCCGTTCGGCGCTCGACGTCGAGGCGCTCGGGTACGAGGCGGCGATCGCGCTCACCCGGCCCGACGCGCCGGAGAAGGCTCCGCTCACCGACGAGGGCGAGCTGTTCGCGCTCACCCCGGCCGACCTCGCCGACGTGGCGATCAAGCGGGTCAACAAGAAGACCGGCGACGAGGAGCTCGTCCCGTTCTTCTACACGAAGGGCACCGCCAAGCAGCCCTCGGTGCCGACGAAGAACACCGAGCGGCTCTTCGCCGAGCTGGCTGCGGCCAAGGAGCGGCCGCTCTGGCGGGTGCTGGTGGCGCTGTCGATCCGGCACGTGGGGCCGACCGCCGCCCAGGCGCTGGCCCGGTCGTTCCGCTCGATCGACCGCATCGCGGAGGCGAGCGCGGAGGAACTGGTCACCGCCGAAGGCGTCGGGCCGACGATCGCGGCCGCGGTGCGCGAGTGGTTCGAGGTCGACTGGCACCGGGCGATCGTGGAGAACTGGCGGGCCGCCGGGGTCCGGCTGGAGGAAGAGGCGGTCGACGAGGGGCCGCGGCCGCTGGAGGGCATCACGGTCGTGGTGACCGGGTCGCTGGAGGAGTTCAGCCGCGACTCGGCGAAGGAGGAGATCCAGCGGCGCGGTGGCAAGGTGTCGGGCTCGGTCTCGAAGAAGACCGGCTTCGTCGTCGTGGGGGAGTCGCCCGGTTCGAAGCACGACAAGGCTGTGCAGCTCAAGGTGCCGGTGCTGGACGAGGCCGGCTTCAAGGTGCTGCTCGCCGACGGACCGGACGCGGCGCGTGCGGTGGCCACGATCGGCGACCCGAACGCCGACCCAGCCGCCGCCGACGCGGACTCGGCCGGCGACGCGCCCGCCGATTCGGCCGGCGACGCTGACACGGGCTCGACCGCCGCCGCGCCCGCCGATTCGGCCGCTGACGCCGACGCGGACTCGGCCGGCACCGCCGAGCCGGCCGCCGCGGAGGGGTAG
- the gatC gene encoding Asp-tRNA(Asn)/Glu-tRNA(Gln) amidotransferase subunit GatC yields the protein MPAISREEVAHLARLARLAVTDDELDMFAGQLDIILGAVARVGEVAADDIPPTSHAVPLTNVFRADEVRPSIDREMVLLAAPAAEDGRFRVPRILTEEE from the coding sequence ATGCCCGCCATCTCCCGCGAGGAGGTAGCGCACCTCGCCCGGCTCGCCCGGCTCGCGGTCACCGACGACGAGTTGGACATGTTCGCGGGTCAGCTCGACATCATTCTCGGCGCGGTCGCCCGCGTCGGCGAGGTCGCCGCTGACGATATCCCGCCGACCAGCCACGCGGTGCCGCTCACGAACGTGTTCCGGGCCGACGAGGTCCGCCCGTCCATCGACCGGGAGATGGTGCTGCTCGCCGCCCCCGCGGCGGAGGACGGCCGGTTCCGGGTCCCGCGCATCCTGACCGAGGAGGAGTAA
- the arfB gene encoding alternative ribosome rescue aminoacyl-tRNA hydrolase ArfB, with protein sequence MPGPLRVRGSVVIPEAELYWRFSRSSGPGGQSVNTADSRVELSWDLENSSAFSPVLKERARERLAGRLVDGVVTVAASEHRSQYRNRLAAEERLAALLAEAIAPPPRPRRPTRPSRGSVERRLSEKARRSQTKRFRRNSGSSDD encoded by the coding sequence GTGCCTGGCCCGTTGCGCGTCCGAGGCTCGGTCGTGATCCCGGAGGCCGAGCTCTACTGGCGCTTCTCGCGATCCAGCGGCCCGGGCGGGCAGTCGGTGAACACCGCCGACTCTCGCGTCGAGCTGTCCTGGGACCTGGAGAACAGCTCCGCGTTCAGCCCGGTCCTCAAGGAACGCGCCCGGGAACGGCTGGCCGGCCGGCTCGTCGACGGTGTGGTCACGGTCGCCGCGTCCGAGCACCGCTCGCAGTACCGCAACCGCCTGGCTGCGGAGGAGCGGCTCGCCGCGCTGCTGGCCGAGGCGATCGCGCCGCCGCCGCGTCCTCGTCGGCCCACCCGGCCGAGCCGCGGTTCGGTCGAGCGCCGGCTGAGCGAGAAGGCCCGGCGCTCGCAGACCAAACGCTTCCGCCGTAACTCCGGAAGTTCTGACGACTGA
- a CDS encoding winged helix-turn-helix transcriptional regulator, producing MIPLPGEPVRGSTTGRPVMALLDLLGRRWTLRVLWELRGEPRGFRALQAACDRMSPTVLATRLGELRTAGLVATDDAGVNRLTPLGVQLMTALGPLNEYADTWAAALRAAD from the coding sequence ATGATCCCTCTTCCCGGTGAACCCGTTCGCGGATCGACGACCGGCCGGCCGGTCATGGCGCTGCTCGACCTGCTGGGACGCCGCTGGACGCTGCGCGTGCTCTGGGAGCTGCGCGGCGAGCCACGCGGCTTCCGGGCGCTCCAGGCCGCCTGCGACCGGATGAGCCCCACCGTCCTCGCCACCCGCCTCGGCGAGCTGCGCACGGCCGGTCTGGTCGCCACCGACGACGCCGGGGTGAATCGCCTGACGCCGCTCGGCGTGCAGCTGATGACCGCGCTGGGCCCGCTCAACGAGTACGCCGACACGTGGGCAGCCGCACTGCGCGCCGCGGATTAG
- a CDS encoding ABC transporter ATP-binding protein, giving the protein MRPDRWRLAGAVLLLVVATACELAGVWVFGRITDDVLTTGVLAALIPLAAFWLGAAVLGGVAQYVGDWLSAAAAERFVARLRDHTFGHVVGLSPGTVDRMEHGDLVARLTDDVEEVEEIVGSGPVQAVSALLSVVAFGVAALVLRWELALLTFAAAPLLWFAARRFSRRIGAVADDERETNGEVVAVVEESLSAVALVQAYNREGLVRGRAAAAGGRWAAIRIAQARVHGAYGPLVSVVETLCVLAIVGVGAWEIGAGRLSLGGLLTFAGFISYLYPPVQSLGQLALGLAAARAAGDRVAELLDTAPEVTARPGALRPDVVHGDLELRNVGFQYPGAVRPALSDLSLRVPAGRTVVMVGASGAGKSTLTRLLLRFVDPASGQLLLDGVDLRDLSLDALREHVTLLPQETTILHGTVRENIAFGRPDATDAEIVAAATAADADVFIRALPDGYDTVLGDRGRFLSGGQRQRIAIARALVRNAPVLVLDEPTTGLDTDAVRRLLGPLRRLMAGRTTVLITHDLRLATEADYVVVLADGRVVEQGTPAELHRADNGHYRSLLHRWAVPAAAGRT; this is encoded by the coding sequence ATGCGGCCGGATCGGTGGCGGCTGGCCGGGGCGGTGCTCCTGCTCGTGGTCGCCACCGCCTGCGAGCTGGCGGGCGTCTGGGTGTTCGGGCGGATCACCGACGACGTCCTGACCACCGGTGTGCTCGCGGCGCTGATCCCGCTGGCGGCGTTCTGGCTCGGCGCCGCGGTGCTCGGCGGGGTCGCGCAGTACGTCGGCGACTGGCTGTCGGCGGCGGCTGCCGAACGGTTCGTGGCGCGGCTGCGCGACCACACGTTCGGGCACGTCGTCGGGCTCTCGCCGGGCACGGTCGACCGGATGGAACACGGCGATCTGGTCGCTCGGCTGACCGACGACGTCGAAGAGGTCGAGGAGATCGTCGGGTCGGGGCCGGTGCAGGCGGTGTCGGCCCTGCTCAGCGTGGTGGCGTTCGGGGTGGCGGCGCTGGTGCTGCGCTGGGAGCTCGCGCTGCTCACGTTCGCCGCGGCGCCGCTGCTCTGGTTCGCCGCGCGGCGGTTCTCCCGGCGGATCGGTGCGGTCGCCGACGACGAGCGGGAGACCAACGGCGAGGTCGTCGCCGTCGTCGAGGAGAGCCTGTCGGCGGTCGCGCTGGTGCAGGCCTACAACCGCGAGGGGTTGGTTCGCGGGCGGGCGGCGGCGGCCGGGGGGCGGTGGGCGGCGATCCGCATCGCGCAGGCGCGCGTGCACGGGGCGTACGGACCGCTGGTGAGCGTCGTCGAGACGCTGTGTGTGCTGGCGATCGTCGGGGTGGGCGCGTGGGAGATCGGGGCGGGACGGCTCAGCCTCGGCGGGCTGCTCACGTTCGCCGGTTTCATCAGCTACCTCTATCCGCCCGTGCAGAGCCTCGGGCAGCTCGCGCTGGGCCTGGCCGCTGCCCGCGCGGCCGGGGACCGGGTGGCCGAGCTGCTGGACACCGCGCCCGAAGTCACCGCCCGTCCGGGGGCGCTCCGCCCCGACGTCGTCCACGGCGACCTGGAGCTGCGGAACGTCGGTTTTCAGTATCCGGGCGCCGTCCGTCCGGCACTCTCGGATCTCTCGCTGCGGGTTCCGGCCGGCCGCACGGTTGTGATGGTCGGGGCAAGCGGTGCCGGGAAGTCGACGCTCACCCGGCTGCTGCTGCGCTTCGTCGACCCGGCGTCAGGGCAGCTGCTGCTGGACGGCGTCGACCTGCGGGACCTTTCGCTCGACGCGCTCCGCGAGCACGTCACGCTGCTGCCGCAGGAGACCACGATCCTGCACGGCACGGTGCGGGAGAACATCGCGTTCGGGCGTCCGGACGCGACCGACGCCGAGATCGTTGCCGCGGCCACCGCGGCGGACGCCGACGTGTTCATCCGGGCGCTGCCAGACGGGTACGACACCGTGCTCGGCGACCGTGGGCGGTTCCTCTCCGGTGGTCAGCGGCAGCGGATCGCGATCGCGCGAGCGCTCGTCCGGAACGCGCCGGTGCTGGTGCTCGACGAGCCGACGACCGGGCTCGACACCGACGCGGTGCGGCGGCTGCTCGGTCCGCTGCGACGGTTGATGGCCGGGCGGACGACGGTGCTGATCACACACGACCTGCGGCTGGCCACCGAGGCCGACTACGTCGTCGTGCTGGCTGATGGGCGGGTGGTGGAGCAGGGGACGCCCGCTGAGTTGCACCGCGCCGACAACGGGCACTACCGCTCGCTGCTGCACCGCTGGGCGGTCCCAGCCGCGGCGGGTCGGACGTAG
- a CDS encoding aminotransferase class V-fold PLP-dependent enzyme, which produces MTTSVLDLDAVRDQFTPDPGFFNTASLGAPPRATVDAVRAAIDAWSRGRATAGDFDVSVVGAREAFARLAGVPASSVAAGATVSPLVGLIAAAVPDGAEVLVADDDFTSLLFPFAAQAGRGVTLRSVPLASLPGEVRESTALVAVSAVQSADGALVDVAALRNAASATGAQVLLDTTQATGWLPLDLSWVDYAVCGAYKWLLSPRGSSFLVVRPDRLDSLVPHAANWYAGADIWASIYGLPLRLASDARRFDTSPAWFSWVGTATSLELLADLDAAAVHAHDVALANRLRAGLGLAPGESAIVSAPVDAVGQERLRAASIRTAVRAGAVRFSCHLYTTEADVDLALNALAG; this is translated from the coding sequence GTGACCACCAGCGTGCTCGACCTCGACGCCGTTCGCGACCAGTTCACCCCCGACCCCGGCTTCTTCAACACCGCCAGCCTCGGCGCTCCGCCGCGCGCGACGGTCGACGCGGTCCGCGCCGCGATCGACGCCTGGTCGCGCGGCCGGGCCACCGCCGGTGACTTCGATGTCTCGGTGGTCGGGGCCCGGGAGGCATTCGCCCGGCTCGCCGGGGTACCCGCCTCGTCCGTCGCGGCGGGTGCGACCGTGTCACCGCTGGTCGGGCTCATCGCCGCCGCGGTGCCGGACGGCGCCGAGGTGCTGGTCGCCGACGACGACTTCACGTCGCTGCTGTTCCCGTTCGCGGCACAGGCCGGCCGTGGCGTCACACTGCGGTCGGTGCCGCTGGCGTCCCTGCCCGGCGAGGTGCGGGAGAGCACGGCGCTGGTAGCGGTGTCGGCCGTGCAGTCCGCCGACGGGGCGCTGGTCGACGTCGCCGCGCTGCGGAACGCCGCCTCCGCCACCGGGGCGCAGGTGCTGCTGGACACCACCCAGGCCACGGGCTGGCTCCCGCTGGATCTGAGCTGGGTGGACTACGCGGTGTGCGGCGCCTACAAGTGGCTGCTCTCGCCGCGCGGCAGTTCGTTCCTCGTGGTGCGGCCGGACCGGCTCGACTCGCTCGTGCCGCACGCCGCCAACTGGTACGCCGGTGCGGACATCTGGGCGTCGATCTACGGCCTGCCGCTGCGGCTGGCCTCCGACGCCCGCCGATTCGACACGTCGCCCGCCTGGTTCTCCTGGGTCGGGACGGCCACGTCGCTGGAGCTACTGGCCGATCTGGACGCTGCCGCGGTGCACGCGCACGACGTCGCGCTGGCGAACCGGCTGCGGGCCGGGCTGGGGTTGGCGCCCGGAGAGTCGGCGATCGTGTCCGCGCCGGTGGATGCGGTGGGGCAGGAGCGACTGCGAGCCGCCAGTATTCGCACCGCCGTAAGGGCGGGCGCGGTCCGCTTCTCCTGCCACCTCTACACCACCGAGGCGGACGTCGACCTGGCCCTCAACGCCCTCGCCGGCTGA